The Lentzea guizhouensis genome contains a region encoding:
- a CDS encoding TetR/AcrR family transcriptional regulator, whose amino-acid sequence MPKRADPVERRQQVVAALYRVVDAEGLDAASLPRIARELQATTGLLQKYFRSKDELLLFAQDQLVEELTARVREVLGQEGSLQDRLHAALCAIALVDDPARARVWLAFTARAAANPVLLQRHVVGAREIRDLCRHVLEAAGRDGGEAVALAALVDGVTAQRALEPDVMTAEVARRVIAGYLARIWGE is encoded by the coding sequence GTGCCAAAACGCGCCGACCCGGTGGAACGCCGGCAGCAGGTGGTCGCCGCCCTCTACCGGGTGGTGGACGCTGAGGGGTTGGACGCGGCCTCGTTGCCGCGGATCGCCCGTGAGCTGCAGGCGACCACCGGGTTGCTGCAGAAGTACTTCCGCAGCAAGGACGAGTTGTTGTTGTTCGCGCAGGACCAGCTCGTGGAGGAACTCACGGCGCGGGTGCGGGAGGTGCTGGGGCAAGAGGGGAGCCTCCAGGACCGTCTGCACGCCGCGTTGTGTGCCATCGCGCTGGTGGACGACCCGGCGCGCGCACGGGTGTGGCTGGCCTTCACGGCGCGTGCGGCGGCCAATCCCGTGCTCCTGCAACGACATGTCGTGGGAGCGCGGGAGATCCGGGACCTGTGCCGGCACGTGTTGGAGGCGGCGGGGCGGGACGGCGGGGAGGCCGTCGCGCTGGCCGCGTTGGTGGACGGGGTGACGGCGCAGCGCGCGCTGGAGCCGGACGTGATGACGGCGGAGGTGGCTCGGCGGGTGATCGCCGGCTACCTCGCGCGGATCTGGGGGGAATGA
- a CDS encoding glutaminase — protein MELQQLVDRIAAEVMPGGASADYIPALARVDARRFGMAVATLDGEVSGAGEYRQPFSIQSISKAFTLALAVGDELWERVGREPSGSPFNSLVQLETENGIPRNPFINAGALVVTDHLGPGASDRLLAFLREESGNDTIGIDEEVAKSELDHGDRNRALAHFMASYGNMRNPVDMVLHEYVRQCSIAMSCADLAKSALFLARHGVRNDGERLLGVSGAKRVNAVMLTCGTYDAAGQFAYRVGLPGKSGVGGGIVAVVPGRCAICVWGPGLDARGNSVAGVDALDRFTTLTGWSVF, from the coding sequence ATGGAGCTCCAGCAGCTGGTGGACCGCATCGCCGCCGAGGTCATGCCCGGCGGCGCGTCCGCGGACTACATCCCGGCGCTCGCACGGGTCGACGCGCGCCGGTTCGGGATGGCGGTGGCGACGCTCGACGGTGAGGTCAGCGGGGCGGGGGAGTACCGGCAGCCGTTCTCGATCCAGAGCATCTCCAAGGCGTTCACGCTCGCCCTCGCGGTGGGCGACGAGCTGTGGGAACGGGTCGGCAGGGAGCCGTCCGGGTCGCCGTTCAACTCGCTGGTGCAGCTGGAGACGGAGAACGGCATCCCGCGCAACCCGTTCATCAACGCCGGCGCGCTCGTGGTCACCGACCACCTCGGGCCGGGGGCGTCGGACCGGCTGCTCGCGTTCCTGCGCGAGGAGAGCGGGAACGACACCATCGGCATCGACGAGGAGGTCGCCAAGTCCGAACTGGACCACGGCGACCGCAACCGGGCGTTGGCGCACTTCATGGCGTCCTACGGCAACATGCGCAACCCCGTCGACATGGTGCTGCACGAGTACGTGCGGCAGTGTTCGATCGCGATGAGCTGCGCGGATCTCGCGAAGAGCGCGCTGTTCCTCGCACGGCACGGCGTGCGCAACGACGGCGAGCGGCTGCTCGGGGTCAGCGGCGCGAAACGGGTCAACGCGGTGATGCTGACCTGCGGCACCTACGACGCCGCTGGGCAGTTCGCCTACCGGGTCGGGCTGCCGGGCAAGAGCGGCGTGGGTGGCGGCATCGTGGCCGTGGTGCCCGGGAGGTGCGCGATCTGCGTGTGGGGTCCAGGGTTGGACGCAAGGGGCAACTCAGTCGCCGGGGTCGACGCGCTGGACAGGTTCACCACTCTCACAGGGTGGTCCGTGTTCTAG
- a CDS encoding ABC transporter ATP-binding protein, with the protein MTAIEVKDLTRRYAGGFEAVRGVSFEVEKGEMFALLGTNGAGKTSTVEVVEGLTRPAEGTVRVLGHDPFLERKAVRPRVGVMLQEGGFPPDLTVSEAATMWAGTLSRPRPVAEALDLVSLGHRTAVRVKQLSGGERRRLDLALALLGQPEVLFLDEPTTGLDPESRRNTWRLIRTLLNEGTTVLLTTHYLEEAQELADRLAIMHRGRIVASGTVSEVVDAYPARISFTPPLGVSLPVVADVDASGRATVRTNTLQETLHDLLTWAHAQNVVLSGLDARSASLEEAFLAIAEEAA; encoded by the coding sequence ATGACAGCGATCGAGGTGAAAGACCTGACCCGGCGCTACGCAGGGGGGTTCGAGGCGGTGCGTGGCGTCTCGTTCGAGGTCGAGAAGGGCGAGATGTTCGCGCTGCTCGGCACGAACGGCGCGGGCAAGACCTCGACCGTCGAGGTGGTGGAGGGGCTGACCCGGCCGGCGGAGGGGACTGTCCGGGTCCTGGGGCACGACCCGTTCCTGGAGCGCAAGGCCGTGCGGCCGCGGGTGGGCGTGATGTTGCAGGAGGGCGGCTTTCCGCCGGACCTGACCGTGTCCGAGGCGGCCACGATGTGGGCGGGCACGTTGTCGCGACCCCGTCCCGTGGCCGAAGCACTGGACCTGGTCTCGTTGGGACACCGGACTGCGGTGCGGGTGAAGCAGCTCTCCGGCGGTGAACGGCGGCGGCTCGACCTGGCGCTCGCGTTGCTCGGCCAGCCGGAGGTGCTGTTCCTCGACGAGCCGACCACCGGCCTCGACCCCGAGAGCCGGCGCAACACGTGGCGGCTGATCCGCACGCTTCTCAACGAGGGCACGACCGTGCTGCTCACGACGCACTACCTGGAAGAAGCACAGGAACTGGCCGATCGGCTGGCCATCATGCACCGCGGCCGCATCGTCGCGAGCGGCACCGTGTCCGAAGTGGTCGACGCCTACCCGGCGCGCATCTCGTTCACGCCACCGCTCGGGGTGTCGCTGCCCGTCGTGGCTGACGTCGACGCGTCCGGGCGCGCGACCGTGCGGACGAACACCCTGCAGGAGACGCTGCACGACCTGCTGACGTGGGCACACGCGCAGAACGTCGTCCTGTCCGGATTGGACGCTCGTTCGGCGTCCCTCGAAGAAGCGTTCCTGGCGATCGCGGAGGAGGCGGCATGA
- a CDS encoding M20/M25/M40 family metallo-hydrolase, translating into MGNALAVAEEEAVTLVSELIRIDTTNTGDPATVVGERRAAEWVAEKLAEVGYETTYVESGAKGRGNVVARLAGADPSRGALLVHGHLDVVPADASEWSVHPFSGAVQDGYVWGRGAVDMKDMVGMTLALARHFKRENVVPPRDIVFAFLADEEAGGLYGAKWLVDNRPELFEGVTEAISEVGGFSITLKDDVRAYLVETAEKGIRWLKLRVKGTAGHGSMIHRDNAVAKLAAAVTKLDQHQWPLIIRPSVREFLDGVTEITGLDFPDDDVEGSIGKLGALSRMIGATLRDTANPTMLSAGYKANVIPSTAEATVDCRILPGREEAFDRELAELLGPDVEREWIGLPPVETTFDGALVDAMTASIIAEDPGARVLPYMLSGGTDAKSFQQLGIRNFGFAPLKLPADLDFSGLFHGVDERVPVEALKFGVRVLDRFLRNS; encoded by the coding sequence TTGGGGAACGCGCTGGCAGTGGCCGAAGAAGAGGCCGTCACGCTCGTCAGCGAGCTGATCAGGATCGACACCACCAACACCGGTGACCCCGCGACGGTGGTGGGGGAGCGCAGGGCCGCGGAGTGGGTGGCCGAGAAGCTCGCGGAGGTCGGGTACGAGACGACCTACGTCGAGTCCGGGGCGAAGGGGCGCGGCAACGTGGTCGCGCGGCTCGCGGGCGCTGACCCGAGCCGTGGGGCGTTGCTCGTGCACGGGCACCTGGACGTGGTGCCCGCCGATGCGTCGGAGTGGTCGGTGCACCCGTTCTCCGGTGCGGTGCAGGACGGGTACGTGTGGGGGCGCGGCGCGGTCGACATGAAGGACATGGTCGGCATGACGCTCGCGCTGGCCAGGCACTTCAAGCGGGAGAACGTCGTGCCGCCGCGCGACATCGTGTTCGCGTTCCTCGCCGACGAGGAGGCCGGTGGCCTCTACGGGGCGAAGTGGCTGGTCGACAACCGGCCGGAGCTGTTCGAGGGCGTCACCGAGGCGATCAGCGAGGTCGGCGGGTTCTCGATCACGCTCAAGGACGACGTCCGCGCCTACCTCGTGGAGACCGCCGAGAAGGGCATCCGCTGGTTGAAGCTGCGGGTCAAGGGCACGGCCGGGCACGGCAGCATGATCCACCGCGACAACGCCGTGGCGAAGCTCGCCGCCGCCGTCACCAAGCTCGACCAGCACCAGTGGCCGCTGATCATCCGGCCGTCGGTGCGCGAGTTCCTCGACGGCGTCACCGAGATCACCGGCCTGGACTTCCCCGACGACGACGTCGAGGGCTCGATCGGCAAGCTCGGAGCCCTGTCGCGGATGATCGGCGCGACGCTGCGGGACACGGCGAACCCGACCATGTTGTCCGCGGGCTACAAGGCCAACGTCATCCCGTCGACCGCCGAGGCGACCGTCGACTGCCGCATCCTGCCCGGCCGGGAGGAGGCGTTCGACCGCGAGCTGGCCGAGCTGCTCGGGCCGGACGTGGAACGCGAGTGGATCGGCCTGCCGCCGGTGGAGACGACGTTCGACGGCGCACTGGTGGACGCCATGACCGCGTCCATCATCGCCGAGGACCCCGGTGCGCGCGTGCTGCCGTACATGCTCTCCGGTGGCACGGACGCGAAGTCGTTCCAGCAGCTGGGGATCCGCAACTTCGGCTTCGCGCCGTTGAAGCTGCCGGCCGACCTCGACTTCTCCGGCCTCTTCCACGGCGTGGACGAGCGCGTGCCGGTCGAGGCGCTCAAGTTCGGTGTTCGCGTGTTGGACCGTTTCCTGCGCAACAGCTAG
- a CDS encoding AAA family ATPase has translation MVPVLWICGPPGVGKSVVGWELHRRAGGAYVDIDQLGICYPDPAGDHGRYRMKARNLAEFVANARAEGAQCVVVSGIADPNGIEPIPGAALTVCRLRADREVLRERYLGRGDRPEHVDQVLREADDLDANEVGDVCVDTTGLSVAEVVQRVEASVGEWASPPRVVWFCGTTGVGKSAVGFAYYLRLLGTGVRAGFVDVGQVGFGVGERTRTSNLVAVWRTYREAGARVLVVVGPYVDVFPEVTVYRLEAPRENLAERIRQRAMGENWSEPGDPLVGRSEDELTAVVDEAVVEADKLKSIGVAVDTSGRTVEEVAGSLPL, from the coding sequence ATGGTGCCCGTGTTGTGGATCTGCGGACCTCCCGGTGTCGGCAAGAGCGTGGTGGGGTGGGAGCTCCACCGCAGAGCGGGCGGCGCGTACGTCGACATCGACCAGCTCGGCATCTGCTACCCGGATCCGGCGGGCGACCACGGCCGGTACCGGATGAAGGCGCGCAACCTGGCCGAGTTCGTGGCCAACGCACGGGCCGAGGGCGCTCAGTGTGTTGTTGTGTCGGGTATCGCCGATCCGAACGGCATCGAGCCGATACCGGGCGCGGCGCTCACGGTGTGCCGGTTGCGGGCGGACCGCGAGGTGTTGCGGGAGCGGTATCTCGGGCGTGGCGATCGGCCTGAGCACGTCGACCAGGTGCTGCGCGAGGCTGATGATCTCGACGCGAACGAGGTCGGGGACGTGTGCGTGGACACGACCGGGCTGTCGGTGGCCGAGGTGGTGCAGCGGGTTGAGGCGAGCGTCGGCGAGTGGGCGAGCCCGCCGCGGGTCGTCTGGTTCTGCGGAACGACCGGGGTGGGCAAGTCGGCGGTCGGGTTCGCGTACTACCTGCGGTTGCTGGGCACGGGGGTGCGCGCCGGGTTCGTCGATGTCGGCCAGGTCGGGTTCGGGGTGGGGGAGCGGACCAGGACGAGCAACCTGGTGGCGGTGTGGCGGACCTATCGGGAGGCCGGAGCCCGCGTCCTGGTCGTAGTCGGCCCTTACGTGGACGTGTTCCCGGAGGTCACCGTCTACCGCCTCGAGGCGCCGCGCGAGAACCTCGCCGAGCGGATCCGGCAGCGCGCCATGGGAGAGAACTGGTCAGAGCCGGGCGACCCGCTGGTGGGGCGGTCGGAGGACGAGCTGACCGCCGTGGTCGACGAGGCGGTGGTCGAAGCCGACAAGCTCAAGAGCATCGGTGTCGCGGTCGACACGTCCGGGCGCACGGTCGAGGAAGTGGCCGGGTCGCTGCCGTTGTGA
- a CDS encoding GAP family protein, protein MTAGLLLALAGLALLDSTSIGTLFIPIWLMLAPGRLRVARFGVYLGTITVFYFVVGVGLVLGASQLVEHLDGRVALWGQLVIGVLLFAVSFRFDSKKKTDTSKWTNRVNGSTAALVGVALLAGVVELATMLPYLGAIGMMSAADLSAAQIGLLLAGYCVVMVVPAMVLLGGRIALRGRIEPVLQKISTWFAEKGASTTGWVLGIAGFLVARDAVARLFFL, encoded by the coding sequence GTGACTGCGGGGTTGCTGCTGGCGCTGGCGGGGCTGGCGTTGCTGGACTCGACGAGCATCGGGACGTTGTTCATCCCGATCTGGCTGATGCTGGCGCCGGGGCGGTTGCGGGTCGCGCGGTTCGGGGTCTACCTGGGGACGATCACGGTGTTCTACTTCGTGGTCGGGGTGGGGCTCGTGCTGGGGGCGTCGCAGCTGGTGGAGCACCTGGACGGGCGGGTCGCGCTGTGGGGGCAGCTGGTGATCGGCGTGCTGTTGTTCGCCGTGAGCTTCCGGTTCGACAGCAAGAAGAAGACCGACACGAGCAAGTGGACGAACAGGGTAAACGGGTCCACGGCGGCGCTCGTCGGGGTGGCGTTGCTGGCCGGGGTGGTGGAGCTCGCGACGATGCTGCCCTACCTCGGCGCGATCGGGATGATGAGCGCCGCGGACCTGAGCGCGGCGCAGATCGGGTTGCTGCTGGCGGGGTACTGCGTGGTGATGGTCGTGCCGGCGATGGTGCTGCTGGGTGGGCGGATCGCGTTGCGGGGGCGGATCGAGCCGGTGTTGCAGAAGATCAGCACGTGGTTCGCCGAGAAGGGGGCGAGCACGACCGGGTGGGTCCTCGGCATCGCCGGGTTCCTGGTGGCGCGCGACGCGGTGGCGCGGTTGTTCTTCCTGTAA